A genomic segment from Comamonas terrigena NBRC 13299 encodes:
- the flgK gene encoding flagellar hook-associated protein FlgK → MSMLFNGLTGVVASQVALNTVSHNLANALTPNYTRQGVVLTAKASANTALSAGDGVAVTSLIRYADSYKTQQMWRAASTKGEYEAAQTYLLQLEQVMGDADGGINAALDKFFSALSATSVEPTSTPLRQQIIEAAKALGQTINNIGQIVSNQALAVRQQRAVAVDQVNSYIHEIAALNDKITQSAGAGLNTSSLQDQRDAKVDELSKLVGLQTTTQPDGSINLSLRGGQPLVVGNRASTVSVDAGSQFLSVSFGTETFQLGAENWGGTLGGLAALESDVLQPLDASIRGLAQVIASETNAVLQSGYGTNGAAGTDLFVFDATSTSAMLTVSAGITPEQLGLSGDPAKVGDSTKLQELIALQSKAVNIYGPGGTGMVGSSVLLGDVYTQLVGKLAMYSQQNNASYETAQTVRDQSESNWRSTSAVNTDEEAVNLMQYQQMYQANMKVITVANELFDSLLEMR, encoded by the coding sequence ATGAGCATGCTTTTCAACGGACTGACCGGTGTGGTGGCCTCGCAGGTCGCCCTCAATACCGTCAGCCACAACCTGGCGAATGCCCTGACCCCCAACTACACCCGCCAGGGCGTGGTGCTGACGGCCAAGGCGTCGGCCAACACCGCGCTGTCCGCTGGCGACGGGGTGGCCGTCACGTCGTTGATCCGCTATGCCGACAGCTACAAGACCCAGCAGATGTGGCGCGCTGCCAGCACCAAGGGGGAATACGAGGCAGCGCAGACCTACCTGCTGCAGCTGGAACAGGTGATGGGCGATGCCGATGGCGGCATCAACGCCGCGCTGGACAAATTCTTCAGCGCCCTGAGCGCCACCAGCGTAGAGCCCACGTCCACGCCGCTGCGCCAGCAGATCATCGAAGCCGCCAAGGCGCTGGGCCAGACCATCAACAACATCGGCCAGATCGTGTCCAACCAGGCGCTGGCCGTGCGCCAGCAGCGTGCCGTGGCGGTGGACCAGGTCAATTCCTATATCCACGAAATTGCCGCGCTGAACGACAAGATCACGCAGAGCGCCGGTGCCGGGCTGAATACCTCCTCGCTGCAGGACCAGCGTGACGCCAAGGTCGACGAGCTGTCCAAGCTGGTGGGCCTGCAGACGACCACGCAGCCGGATGGCTCCATCAATCTGTCGCTGCGCGGCGGCCAGCCCCTGGTGGTGGGCAACCGTGCCTCCACGGTCAGCGTGGATGCGGGTTCGCAGTTCCTGAGCGTGAGCTTCGGGACCGAGACGTTCCAGCTGGGCGCCGAGAACTGGGGCGGAACCCTGGGCGGCCTGGCAGCGCTGGAGAGCGATGTGCTGCAGCCCCTGGATGCGTCCATCCGCGGGCTGGCGCAGGTCATTGCCAGCGAAACCAATGCGGTGCTGCAGTCGGGCTATGGCACCAATGGTGCTGCAGGGACGGACCTGTTCGTGTTCGATGCCACCTCCACCTCGGCCATGCTGACGGTCAGCGCCGGCATCACCCCGGAACAGCTGGGCCTGTCGGGGGACCCCGCCAAGGTCGGCGACAGCACCAAGCTGCAGGAGCTGATTGCCTTGCAGAGCAAGGCCGTGAACATCTATGGCCCCGGAGGCACCGGCATGGTGGGCAGCTCCGTGCTGCTGGGGGATGTGTACACCCAGCTGGTGGGCAAGCTGGCCATGTACAGCCAGCAGAACAACGCTTCCTATGAAACGGCGCAGACGGTGCGCGACCAGTCGGAATCGAACTGGCGCTCCACCAGCGCGGTCAACACCGATGAAGAGGCGGTGAACCTGATGCAGTACCAGCAGATGTACCAGGCCAATATGAAGGTCATCACCGTGGCCAACGAGCTGTTCGACAGCCTGCTGGAAATGCGCTGA
- the flgL gene encoding flagellar hook-associated protein FlgL, whose protein sequence is MRVSSNQYHITVNASLQNSNTQLEKLMGQMSSGNRLTRPSDDPIAHVRISRLQREEASIAQYKDNIGALSNRMTQSETVLSSINSDLLSTRDLLVWALDGGNTGEDLSAMATNLESLRDALYASALTKDQEGSYLFSGTLSKTATVGFNAAAAAGTRYTVGGNSEQQQVVVGNGLTQPANVTLGDEMAAMLNTLDQAIEAIKGGGTTANNPATRASLQAALTGVDTGMDQVSTKISKLGGAQNIVSTLETNWGNLSTANQTAVLDYSQLNYATAAVQLNTLMSAIKATQSAYGKVSQLSLFDAL, encoded by the coding sequence ATGCGCGTATCCAGCAACCAGTACCACATCACCGTCAACGCCTCGCTGCAGAACTCCAACACCCAGCTGGAGAAGCTGATGGGGCAGATGTCCAGCGGCAATCGCCTGACGCGGCCCAGCGACGACCCCATCGCCCATGTGCGCATTTCGCGCCTGCAGCGCGAGGAGGCCAGCATCGCGCAGTACAAGGACAACATCGGTGCGCTCTCCAACCGCATGACGCAGAGCGAGACCGTGCTCAGCAGCATCAACAGCGACCTGCTGAGCACGCGCGATCTGCTGGTGTGGGCCCTGGATGGCGGCAACACCGGCGAGGACCTGAGCGCCATGGCCACGAACCTGGAGTCCTTGCGCGATGCCCTGTACGCCAGCGCGCTGACCAAGGACCAGGAAGGCTCCTACCTGTTCTCCGGCACCCTGTCCAAGACCGCAACCGTGGGCTTCAACGCCGCGGCGGCCGCCGGTACCCGCTACACGGTGGGCGGCAACAGCGAACAGCAGCAGGTGGTGGTGGGCAATGGCCTGACCCAGCCTGCGAACGTGACGCTGGGCGATGAAATGGCGGCCATGCTCAACACGCTGGACCAGGCCATCGAGGCCATCAAGGGCGGCGGCACCACGGCCAACAACCCGGCCACCCGTGCCAGCCTGCAGGCGGCGCTGACGGGTGTGGACACCGGCATGGACCAGGTGTCCACCAAGATCTCCAAGCTGGGCGGGGCGCAGAACATCGTCAGCACGCTGGAAACCAACTGGGGCAACCTCAGCACGGCCAACCAGACGGCGGTGCTGGACTACTCCCAGCTGAACTACGCGACCGCGGCCGTGCAGCTCAATACGCTGATGTCGGCCATCAAGGCCACGCAGTCGGCCTACGGCAAGGTCAGCCAGCTCAGCCTGTTTGACGCGCTGTGA